GTCGGCGTCGGTGCGGGGTGGGTCGGCGGTGAGCCGGCTCACGCCGAGCAGGCCGAACGCCACGAGCGGCACGTTGATCAGGAAGATGAGCCGCCATCCGCCGGCTGCGACGAGCAGCCCGCCGACGGTGGGGCCGAGCGCGGGGGCGAGGAAGAACAGCAGACCGGCCACCATCGGGGGACGCGCCCCCCGTTCACGCTCGCCGCCGAACAGCAGGGTCAGCGCGAGGGGGATGAGCGGAGCGCTGGCGAACCCCTGCACCGCGCGCAGGGCTATCAACGCCTCGATCCCGGGCGCGAGCCCGCAGGCGGCCGAGGACAGCGCGAAGGCGGCGAGCGCGATCATGTAGAGCCGCCGGTTGCCGATCCGGCGGGCGAGCCACGCGGTGGCGGGAAGGCAGACGCCGATGCCGAGCAGGTACGCGCTGACGATCCAGCCGACGGTGGCGAGCGGCGCGTTCAGCTCCTGCCCGATCTCCGACACCGCGACGTTGACCGCGTTGGAATCGACCATGGACGCGATGGGCCCGCACACCAGCCCGGCCATCACCAGCGGGCCCGTCGGTCGCCGGTCGACCACGCGTGGTTCTTGTTGCAGCACCTCAGACATGGATCACGGGCTCCTCACAGACGCGCGGCGAGCGGAACCGGACGGAGGCGCCCCCGGTGCGGACGTCCTCTTCGAGGATTTCAGGCATAGGTCGGGGCCTCCTCACGGTCGTGCAGCAGGCCGAACTGGACGAATCTGTCCCGCAAGGTGAAGCGGCGCACGCCGAGGCCGGACATGTTGTAGGTGATGATCGTCTGGAGCCGGTGGTTGTCCTGGTTGCGGCGCAGCATGTGCCGGCCGACGACGCGCATGCGCCAGGAGGTGTCGGTGAAGAGCATCGCCAGGTTGTGGCTGAGCCGGGAGACGTAGTCGATGGCCGGCCGCCGGATCGCGTCGTAGCGGCCGAGCGCGGCGTCCACCGACTCCTGCGTGAGTTCCCCGGCGCCGGTGAGGTTCTCGGCGAGCGTCCAGGCGTCGGCGATGGCGGCGTTCATGCCCTGCCCGGCCATGGGGTGAACGCAGTGGGCGGCGTCGCCGGTCAGCGCGAAGCCCGGCGTCACCCAGCGGGTCGCGTTGTACCGGTAGGCCGCCACCACTTGAGCGTCGTGCGCGCTCGCACGCAGCGGCTCCGCCACCTCGGCGAGCGCGGGGACCCGGCGGAGCATGTCGTCGGTCCAGGCGGCCAGCTCGGGCCGGCGTACCCCTCCGGCGGGGACCTGGGCGTACAGCCGGGCACGGCCGGCGGGCATGGGGAACAGCAGGCGCAGCCCGTCCCGGGTCAGGTGCGCGGCGATGTCCGGGCCGAGCCCGGGGTCGGCGAGGTCGTAGCCGACGAGCTGATGCCCGTACGACGTGCGTCGCACCTCGATGCCGGCCTGGGTGCGCAGCCGGGACCCCGACCCGTCGCAGGCCACGACGAGCGCGGCGGTGACCTCCTCGCGCTCCCGGCCCGCCACGACGGCGACCCCGCGTACCCGCCCGGAGCCGTCGCGGAGCAGTTCGTCGGCACGCGCGCCGTACCGTACCTCGGCGTCGAGTCCGGCGGTCACCGTGCCCTTGATGGCGGCGTAGGTGTGCACCAGGCAGTACCGGTACGGGTCGTCGAGGCCCCGATAGTCCAGCGCGCCGATCTCCTCGCCCTTCTCGGTACGGCAGCTCAGCCGCTCGGCGGTCAGGGCTCCCGCGGCGCGCAGCCCGTCGAGGGCTCCCAGCGTGCCGAGGATGTGCAGGGACCGGGGCTGGAGGAGTTCGCCCTTGTGCACCTGCGGCACGTGCCGTTGTTTCTCCAGCACGAGCACTCGGCGTCCCTGCCGCCCGAGGGCGCGGGCGAGGGTCAGGCCGCCGATCCCCCCGCCGCAGACGATGACGTCGTAGTCCGGCATCGGTCGCTCACTCCTTCGTGGCAGCCCGGTAGCGGCCCAGTGCCTGCAGCGCGTAGCCGTCGGCGATGTGGTCGCACCAGTAGGTGAGCCCGAGGAAGTACACCCCGAGGCGGGTGGCGTCCCACAGGCCGTCGGCTCGCTGGTGGTCGAGGAGCCACCGCACGCCGGCGCCGGTGGCGGGGTGGTCGGCGTGCCCTGCGCTGACCAGGCCGAGGACGGCCCACGCGGTCTCCTCGGCCGAGGACGGCTGCGATCCGCCGTCGCCCCAGCCGCCGTCGCTCCGCTGGTGGCCGAGCAGCCAGGTCAGTGCGCGGGTGGCGGTCGGCGTGCCGCCGAGGCCCAGCCGGCCGAGCGCGTCCAGGACGCGGGCGGTGCCGGCGGTGCTGTCGCGGAACCAGATGCAGGGGTACGACCCGTCGGCCCGCTGCGCCTTGCCGAACCAGCGAACGGCGCGCGCCAGCGGCGCCGCGAAGTCGTCACCGAGGCCGTGGGCCGGCGGTGGGCCTGCGGCGGCGTGCAGCGCGAGGACGGCGTGGGAGGTCATGACCGAGCACGGCGCGTCCATGCTGACCTTGGCGTTCCTGGCGAAGCACCCCCAGGAGCCGTCGCTGTTCTGCATGGTGAGCAGCCAGGCCGTACCGCGCCGCAGGCTGGAGTCGTCGGCACCCGCACCCAGTGCGGCCAGCGACGCCACCGCGCAGGAGGTGTCGTCGGTGTCCGGCCAGCCCGAGGGCAGGGACCAGCCCCAGCCGCCGGCCGGGCAACCGGTGGGTGCGAACGGGCGGCTGCGCTGGCTCGCCCTGATCCACTCGCCGGTGCGCCGAAGCCGCGGGTCGTCGCCGAAGCCGGCGTCGACCAGTCCGTGGGTGAGGTACATGCTGACCGAGAACTCGATGTCGCGGTCGACGGGCCAGGCTCCGTCGGGCCGGACGGTGCCGCGCAGGTAGCGCAGGTAGTCGGCGACGATGCCGGGGGCGGCGCCGGCCGAGGCGAGGCCCAGGCAGACGACCGACGCCATCAGCGCGGACTCCTCGACGGCGCCGTCCGGGCCCTCGTGGTCGTGCAGGTCCGCAAGGTAGTCCAGCGCGCGAGGCTCGGCGAGCCGGTTGACGGCACGGCGCAGCGGCCCGAAGCGCTGGGTGCGCGACTGCATGACACCCCAGGACATCAGGCCGGGCACGGTGAAGGACAGTTTCCTCCGCAGCCACGACGAGGCCAGGGCCAGCTCGAACGGCATGCGGCCCACCCGCTCGGCCGGGTACAGGCCGGCCAGCGCCAGGTACTGCTCGCAGACGGCCTTGAGCGTGCACCGACGCCGGTCGGCGACCGCGTCCCACCCGCCGAACCCTTCGATCCGGGCCAGCCCGGCGGCCACCGCCTCCTCGCTCGCCGCCGCGTCGGTGAGGCGGAGTGCGGCGACGGCGATGGCGGTGGCGTTGAGGCTCGCGGGTGCCTCGGGGGTGTCACCCCAGCCGCCGTCGGCGAGCTGATGGCTGCGCAGCCAGGAAGCGCCGGCCGCCACGAGTTCGCGGGAGGCGTCCGGGTCGGCCACTCGCAGAGCGATGATCACCGACCCGGTGGAGACGGCCGAGGAGGGGAGGAACCCTTCCCACGACCCGTCCGGACGCTGCCGCGCGAACAGGCCCTCGGCGGCCTTGGCGATGCCCGCGCCGACCGACAGGGTCGTCGTCACGGCGCGGGCTCGGTGCTCGCCTCGACCGCGCACTCCGACGGCGGGCCGGCGCGCAGGCGGGTCTTCTTGTAGCTGTTGAACAGCGAGCGCATGAACAGCAGTTTCGGCATGGAGGGCGCCTTGCGGATGTCCAGGCGGCCGCTGACGATGGCCTCGCGCCCGCCCAGCTCGCCGCTGGTGAGGCGGTGCAGGGTGAGCGGCTCGGTCCTGATCACGATGTCCGCCTGGTCGTACGGGACCGCGCCGGCCGCGACCTCGCGCAGGTCGCGCCGCACCCGCATGACGTACGGCTCGACCGCGCCGTCCGGGCCCTGGAACTCGTACAGCACGCTGAGCGACCCGCGGGCCAGCCGGTCGGCGATCGTGGGGTTGCCGTCGCTCGCGGCGAGCATCTCGCGCAGCTCGGCCACGGCCTCGTGCACGGTCATGGTGTCTCGCATCGTCAGCTCCTCGCCGGTGCGGTGGTGACCGCGCGGGCCTTGTAGGACGCCAGGGAGAGCCCGTCCACGGGGAAGAAGGGCTGGTCGGCGGCGGGTAGGGGTTCGGCCGCCGCCGCGGCCGGGAGGTCGGGCAGCTCGGCGAGCATCTCGGCGGCGGGCCGCACATAGGTGGGGTCGGTCACGTCGGCCCGGCCGGTGTGGATGATCGAGCGTGCCAGGCAGCCCATGTCCTCGCCGCGCGCCTTGCGCAGGAGCGGGGCCTGCCAGATGTCGGTGATGCTCTGCTCGCGCAGGCTGCCGATCTTCGCGTGGACGAAGGGGCAGGAGAACACGTCGCCGTTGGGCTGCACGCTGACCATGAACCGGCCGACCTTGCAGCCGGCGCTCTGCTCGAAGCCCACCGCGTGCCCGGCGTGGTGCAGGTCGTCGTCGGGTGCGCGCAGTTCGATGCCCTGGGGGCAGGCGAGCCGGGTCTGGGTGGGGACGCTGATGCCGAGCGGCGCGCCGATGTCGCGCAGGCGCTCCAGTGTGCTCATGAAGAGCTGTTTGCCGATGAGGTCGGCCCGCCGGTCCTCGGCGCCGCCGGCGGCGCGGCCGACCATGAAGATCGGCAGCAGGATCAGTTCCTCGACCCCCTCGTCGATGGCCCAGCGGAACAGGTCGGGAATCGCGGGGTAGCTGTCCTCGCTGACGACGATGCGGACGCTGGTGCGCAGGCCGCGCTTGATGGCGTGCCTGATCGTGCCCCTGGCGCCGGCCAGCGAGCCCTTGACGCCGCGGACGGCGTCGTGGACGGCCTCGTCCTTGCTGTCGATGGAGACGCCGATCATCTCGAGGCCGCCGTCGACCAGCCGGT
The window above is part of the Sphaerisporangium rubeum genome. Proteins encoded here:
- a CDS encoding FAD-dependent oxidoreductase, with the translated sequence MPDYDVIVCGGGIGGLTLARALGRQGRRVLVLEKQRHVPQVHKGELLQPRSLHILGTLGALDGLRAAGALTAERLSCRTEKGEEIGALDYRGLDDPYRYCLVHTYAAIKGTVTAGLDAEVRYGARADELLRDGSGRVRGVAVVAGREREEVTAALVVACDGSGSRLRTQAGIEVRRTSYGHQLVGYDLADPGLGPDIAAHLTRDGLRLLFPMPAGRARLYAQVPAGGVRRPELAAWTDDMLRRVPALAEVAEPLRASAHDAQVVAAYRYNATRWVTPGFALTGDAAHCVHPMAGQGMNAAIADAWTLAENLTGAGELTQESVDAALGRYDAIRRPAIDYVSRLSHNLAMLFTDTSWRMRVVGRHMLRRNQDNHRLQTIITYNMSGLGVRRFTLRDRFVQFGLLHDREEAPTYA
- a CDS encoding prenyltransferase/squalene oxidase repeat-containing protein, producing the protein MTTTLSVGAGIAKAAEGLFARQRPDGSWEGFLPSSAVSTGSVIIALRVADPDASRELVAAGASWLRSHQLADGGWGDTPEAPASLNATAIAVAALRLTDAAASEEAVAAGLARIEGFGGWDAVADRRRCTLKAVCEQYLALAGLYPAERVGRMPFELALASSWLRRKLSFTVPGLMSWGVMQSRTQRFGPLRRAVNRLAEPRALDYLADLHDHEGPDGAVEESALMASVVCLGLASAGAAPGIVADYLRYLRGTVRPDGAWPVDRDIEFSVSMYLTHGLVDAGFGDDPRLRRTGEWIRASQRSRPFAPTGCPAGGWGWSLPSGWPDTDDTSCAVASLAALGAGADDSSLRRGTAWLLTMQNSDGSWGCFARNAKVSMDAPCSVMTSHAVLALHAAAGPPPAHGLGDDFAAPLARAVRWFGKAQRADGSYPCIWFRDSTAGTARVLDALGRLGLGGTPTATRALTWLLGHQRSDGGWGDGGSQPSSAEETAWAVLGLVSAGHADHPATGAGVRWLLDHQRADGLWDATRLGVYFLGLTYWCDHIADGYALQALGRYRAATKE
- a CDS encoding radical SAM protein — encoded protein: MSWLKDYMQTAKSGELAAPPSAWWIVTRACNLKCYYCFADARKRDPDELDTDQAKAVLDDFADSGVMFVTFLGGEPLTRKDIYQLVDYSTDLGIYTALLTNGLNVRPEKVDRLVDGGLEMIGVSIDSKDEAVHDAVRGVKGSLAGARGTIRHAIKRGLRTSVRIVVSEDSYPAIPDLFRWAIDEGVEELILLPIFMVGRAAGGAEDRRADLIGKQLFMSTLERLRDIGAPLGISVPTQTRLACPQGIELRAPDDDLHHAGHAVGFEQSAGCKVGRFMVSVQPNGDVFSCPFVHAKIGSLREQSITDIWQAPLLRKARGEDMGCLARSIIHTGRADVTDPTYVRPAAEMLAELPDLPAAAAAEPLPAADQPFFPVDGLSLASYKARAVTTAPARS